One window of Paroedura picta isolate Pp20150507F chromosome 2, Ppicta_v3.0, whole genome shotgun sequence genomic DNA carries:
- the BATF gene encoding basic leucine zipper transcriptional factor ATF-like produces MPHSSDSSDSSSFSHSSSSSKQESSDDMRKVQRREKNRIAAQKSRQRQTQKADTLHVESEDLERQNAALRREIRQLTEELKHISAVLTSHETHCAIFHSQAPVPSEVLYTPLSFHQTHISSPCF; encoded by the exons ATGCCCCATAGCTCCGACAGCAGCGACTCCAGCAGTTTCAGCCATTCATCTTCTTCCAGCAAACAG GAATCCTCTGATGACATGAGAAAAGTGCAAAGAAGGGAAAAGAATCGCATTGCAGCCCAGAAGAGCCGGCAAAGACAGACGCAGAAAGCAGATACTCTGCATGTG GAGAGTGAAGATTTGGAGAGGCAGAATGCTGCTTTGCGCCGGGAGATCAGACAACTGACAGAGGAACTGAAGCACATCTCGGCAGTGCTGACTTCCCACGAGACTCACTGTGCGATCTTTCACTCACAAGCCCCAGTGCCCTCAGAGGTGCTTTATACCCCACTCTCCTTCCACCAGACCCACATCAGCTCGCCATGTTTCTAG